One Aegilops tauschii subsp. strangulata cultivar AL8/78 chromosome 7, Aet v6.0, whole genome shotgun sequence genomic window carries:
- the LOC120968104 gene encoding uncharacterized protein yields the protein MPMPAIIDDLLPEFFIRLPTPEDLARVAATCASFRQAATDRACTREFRRLHAPPLLGIVDGAGFHPALPPHPSAPAGSALANAPGKDFSFSFLPAPNRWVMKDARDGRVLLDRAPEGDKDAEFTEVVVCDPLHRRYLLLPPVPQDLAKANPVCMAYGPFLAPPGDEEAAEAPDTSFRVMWTARCEANMVAFVFSSSSGQWRVVASQSWSDLFAVDIELSWGPCLGGRHYAYGLFYWETSCRGMWLVLDARTMGFSLVDIPCTAGGAGLDTTIVEAGEGRLGMFALAFVGGVYYLHYTIREADNQWKLKQTVSLRYGYWYCILGATDAYLLLLKHPDNRSSEPADCECLSLDIKTMRLARVCSLKQWGIDAQIYTNFPPSLLSSPTI from the coding sequence ATGCCGATGCCGGCGATCATCGACGACCTCCTGCCGGAGTTCTTCATCCGCCTGCCCACCCCTGAGGACCTCGCCCGCGTCGCCGCCACCTGCGCCTCCTTCCGCCAAGCCGCCACCGACCGCGCCTGCACCCGCGAATTCCGCAGGCTCCACGCCCCTCCGCTCCTCGGCATCGTCGACGGCGCCGGCTTCCACCCCGCCCTCCCGCCCCACCCCTCCGCGCCCGCCGGGAGCGCCCTCGCAAACGCCCCCGGCAAGGACTTCTCATTCTCCTTCCTGCCCGCCCCCAACCGCTGGGTCATGAAGGACGCCCGCGACGGCCGCGTCCTCCTCGACCGGGCTCCCGAGGGCGACAAGGACGCGGAGTTCACGGAGGTCGTCGTGTGCGACCCCCTGCACCGGCGATACCTCCTGCTCCCCCCGGTCCCTCAAGACCTGGCGAAGGCGAACCCGGTCTGCATGGCATACGGGCCCTTCCTCGCTCCCCccggcgacgaggaggcggcggaggcgccAGACACGTCATTCCGAGTGATGTGGACAGCGCGCTGCGAGGCTAACATGGTCGCCTTCGTCTTCTCGTCCAGCTCCGGGCAATGGCGGGTGGTCGCGTCCCAGAGCTGGAGCGATCTGTTCGCCGTCGACATTGAGCTTTCATGGGGGCCTTGCTTGGGCGGGCGCCACTACGCCTACGGCCTCTTCTACTGGGAAACGAGTTGCCGGGGAATGTGGCTCGTGCTCGACGCCCGGACCATGGGCTTCTCCCTTGTCGACATTCCATGCACAGCCGGAGGTGCTGGGCTAGACACAACCATCGTGGAGGCAGGGGAAGGCAGGCTTGGGATGTTCGCGCTTGCATTTGTAGGTGGCGTATATTACCTCCACTACACCATTAGGGAAGCAGACAACCAGTGGAAGCTGAAGCAGACAGTGTCGCTGCGTTATGGGTACTGGTATTGCATCCTCGGTGCAACGGATGCATACCTGCTCCTGTTAAAGCATCCTGACAACCGGTCATCGGAGCCGGCAGATTGCGAATGCCTCTCACTGGACATCAAGACGATGCGCCTTGCAAGGGTGTGCTCGTTGAAGCAATGGGGCATAGATGCGCAAATATATACCAACTTCCCACCATCGTTGCTGTCATCACCGACAATTTGA